CTGTTATAACGACCAGGTGCGCGCCCAGAACATGGAGAAGAAAAGGCTTGCCCCGGAGAAAATAGCCAAAAAGATGGCCGACCACCTGGAGTCCTCGCCGGGACAAACCTGGAAATTGCTGGTGACCGGCGGAGGGGAGCCTTTCCTTGTGGCCGACTACCTTTACAAAATAGCCTCGCTGTTAAAAAGCGCCGCCAGAAAGAACGGGCGGGAATTCACTTTCCAGATCATCACCAACGGGCAGGCCGCCACCAGGGATAAAGTTGAAAAGCTCATGAAGGCTGGGCTGGCGGGCCTCCAGATAACCATAGACCCGGAGCACGACAAAACCCGCCCCATGAAAGGCGGCAAACCGTCGTTGAGCCAGGTGCTGGCGAATATAAAAGCGCTACCGCCCCAAATAAGGCTGACGTTGACCACCAACATCCACGCCGGTGAAGAGGAAGAATACCGGAAAATGTTGAAAATGCTACTTCCGTTGCGGGAGCGGTTCGCCAGTACTTCAGTGACTCCGATAATGGACAGGGTTCCAACGTTGAGTCCAGAGGAAGAGGGAAAAATCAGCCGTCTGAACACGAAAAAGACCTTGGCCACTTTAGTGAAATGTTTCGACGCCATTGATGAGCTCGGTTACATGCGGAAGCTTGCGTTCCCACGCATCGTTTGTGAGGCTTTCATCATGTGCGAAGAGCTTATGATGAACTTCGCCGGAGAAACCACATTTTGCGCCGCGCTCGACAGCCTGCCTCAATACCGGTGTGACGCGAAATCAGAAGAGGCTAAAGATAAATTCGAGCTTAGGATAGCCAACCAGGGGTGGAAACAGCATTGTTTCAAGGAGGGCGAGCCTTGCGCCTTCGCGCCCTCCTGCTGGGGCGGTTGCAGGATGATAAGCGTAACCCAGGGGAAAAATTGGGACACCATCAATTGCGAAAAACCGATGTTCGATGAGATGGCCCGGTATGAGCTGAGGCGTTGGGCCGAGGTTTGGTCCATGTAACGCGCCCGGCCGTAACATGCCTGTTTTTCTTTAAGGCTCTGGTACAACACGTCATTACCTGTTGGTTTTTAATACATTACCGGGCATCCGCCTTATTTAAGCCCTGTCATCTTTGTGACATTCCGTGATATAAAAGTAGCCTACACAAGAAATTATTTTCATCCAGTGAGGGGATGGTTATGAAAAAGATTTTTTTCGCCATTGTTGTGTCCGCCATTTGCTCAGCTACTTCAGCGCCCGCCCAGGAGGCGCAACCTGAACAAGCCGTTTCCATCGAGCCTGTGGTGATAAGCGCCAGCCGGTGGGAAGAGCGTTTAAGCAACCAGCCCGACCGGGTGACTATTGTGGTACAAGAAGAGATCCAGTCGCTCCCGGCCAGGGACGCGGCGGAGTCTTTGGTGACCATGCCCGGCGTGACGGTGGATTCCAACATCGGCGCCAACTCTTTCGCCTATCCCCTGGTTCAGGGCACGAGGGATTACGAGACCCCGGTGTTCATAAACGGCATTCCGCTGACCGACCTGGAGAATGGCATCGGCAACATAGGCATGATCCCCGCCGAGCAGATAGACAGGATAGAAGTGGTGCACGGCCCGGCCGGGTCTGAATGGGGTTCGGCCATGGGCGGCATTGTGAACGTTATCACCCACAAGTCCGACCGGAAACGTAACGGCTATGTGAAGGCTGGCGGTGGCGACCATG
This DNA window, taken from Nitrospinota bacterium, encodes the following:
- a CDS encoding radical SAM protein translates to MGNEYRQAPWLITEKDPARKDHFLVHNNLTGRTFRLQKKLAGQPIGKGVDGRWLNFLVAEKLVVKQEDIEPTLDEYLRYCMYGHPTNESQVVFLPTYSCQFACTYCYNDQVRAQNMEKKRLAPEKIAKKMADHLESSPGQTWKLLVTGGGEPFLVADYLYKIASLLKSAARKNGREFTFQIITNGQAATRDKVEKLMKAGLAGLQITIDPEHDKTRPMKGGKPSLSQVLANIKALPPQIRLTLTTNIHAGEEEEYRKMLKMLLPLRERFASTSVTPIMDRVPTLSPEEEGKISRLNTKKTLATLVKCFDAIDELGYMRKLAFPRIVCEAFIMCEELMMNFAGETTFCAALDSLPQYRCDAKSEEAKDKFELRIANQGWKQHCFKEGEPCAFAPSCWGGCRMISVTQGKNWDTINCEKPMFDEMARYELRRWAEVWSM